A section of the Felis catus isolate Fca126 chromosome B2, F.catus_Fca126_mat1.0, whole genome shotgun sequence genome encodes:
- the LOC111560574 gene encoding zinc finger protein with KRAB and SCAN domains 8-like, which translates to MDPHQQVAGLQNGSTLQVSEREKTSQYVNPVQRQEDRPTEERRYTCSECGKKFAQSSGLVRHRRIHTGEKPYECGHCGKAFSVRSTLTVHERIHTGEKPYTCNECRKGFSVRAHLIIHQRIHNGEKPYECNECGKAFSVSSDLVKHQRIHSGEKPYECDECGKAFSVSSALIKHQRIHTGEKPYECKECGKAFYVNSALINHQRIHSGEKPYACGECRKAFSQISTLIHHQRIHTGEKPYECDACGKAFRGSSNLTKHQKVHAKGKCHH; encoded by the coding sequence ATGGACCCACACCAGCAGGTTGCCGGCTTACAGAATGGGAGTACATTACAGGTTTCTGAGCGCGAGAAAACCTCTCAGTATGTGAACCCGGTTCAAAGGCAGGAGGACAGGCCCACGGAAGAGAGACGGTATACCTGTAGTGAATGCGGGAAGAAGTTTGCCCAGAGCTCGGGCCTCGTGCGACATCGGAGAATCCACACTGGCGAGAAGCCCTACGAGTGTGGTCACTGCGGAAAAGCCTTCAGCGTGCGCTCCACCCTCACCGTGCATGAGAGAATCCACACTGGCGAGAAGCCCTATACCTGTAATGAGTGTAGGAAAGGCTTCAGTGTGAGGGCACACCTGATCATACATCAGAGAATCCACAATGGGGAGAAACCGTATGAATGTAATGAGTGTGGCAAAGCATTTAGTGTGAGCTCAGACCTTGTCAAACATCAGAGAATCCACTCTGGTGAAAAGCCCTACGAGTGTGAcgagtgtgggaaagccttcagcgTGAGCTCCGCCCTCATCAAACATCAGAGAATCCACACAGGAGAGAAGCCGTACGAGTGCAAggagtgtgggaaggccttcTACGTGAACTCCGCCCTAATTAACCACCAGAGGATTCACTCTGGAGAAAAGCCGTACGCGTGTGGAGAATGCAGGAAAGCCTTCAGCCAGATCTCAACCCTAATTCATCACCAGAgaatccatactggagagaaaccgtACGAGTGTGACGCGTGTGGGAAAGCTTTCCGTGGGAGTTCTAATCTTACTAAGCACCAGAAAGTACACGCCAAAGGAAAGTGTCATCACTGA